One Nitrospira sp. genomic region harbors:
- the nrdR gene encoding transcriptional regulator NrdR — MKCPFCDELEDKVVDSRMAKEGEVIRRRRECLGCKRRYTTYERVEEILPVVVKKDGRRESFDRTKILSGLKKACEKRPISTATIEDVTDRIEKRIQEMGESEIESRIVGEEVMKELHQLDQVAYVRFASVYREFKDIDQFMDELKSLAQQRRER; from the coding sequence GTGAAATGTCCGTTCTGCGACGAGCTCGAAGACAAGGTGGTGGACTCGCGTATGGCCAAGGAAGGCGAGGTCATTCGCCGGCGCCGCGAGTGTCTCGGCTGTAAACGCCGCTATACGACCTACGAGCGGGTTGAAGAAATTCTCCCGGTAGTCGTGAAGAAAGACGGGCGGCGCGAGTCGTTCGACCGCACGAAAATCTTGTCCGGCCTCAAGAAAGCCTGCGAGAAAAGACCCATCAGCACGGCCACGATCGAGGACGTCACGGATCGCATCGAGAAGCGGATCCAGGAGATGGGAGAAAGTGAAATTGAAAGTCGGATCGTCGGCGAAGAAGTCATGAAGGAGTTGCACCAACTCGACCAGGTTGCCTATGTCCGGTTCGCGTCTGTCTATCGCGAGTTCAAGGACATTGATCAGTTCATGGACGAACTCAAATCCCTGGCTCAGCAGCGTCGAGAGCGGTGA
- a CDS encoding sensor histidine kinase yields MTSTKRRSTKVRSKSSKVGATNVAIIGAGRGGTALMEIFANDPLVQIVGIAEVNTQAPGVTLAKQLQIPVTRDYRKLLAMERVDLVIDVSGDAEVWQFLQDFHRMGVTIIGGASAKFMWELIGARIRATAEIENTLNKYQSLYRLYVKETGAAVTEERTRIACEIHDGLVQSLAGVNFKLDLCQQLVRKNPKASLATIKESKAQLKLAIQEARQVIFNLRPLHYDKMELIPALTNYLKSYETQARIKAQFTVTGDEQILFPRTKIFLFRIIQEALSNVQKHAKADRVSIKLEINLEMLRVTISDNGIGFDMDAVLRDPDKWDHFGIRGIIERAKLVGGEGHIDSKQGRGTTITVEVPLMNKETSEHGQD; encoded by the coding sequence ATGACATCTACGAAACGCCGTTCCACCAAAGTCCGGAGTAAGTCGTCGAAGGTTGGCGCCACCAATGTCGCTATTATCGGCGCCGGGCGTGGGGGAACCGCGCTCATGGAGATTTTCGCGAACGATCCGCTCGTGCAGATCGTGGGAATTGCCGAGGTCAACACGCAGGCGCCCGGTGTCACGCTCGCAAAACAACTCCAGATTCCCGTGACGCGTGACTATCGCAAACTCTTAGCGATGGAGCGGGTAGACCTTGTTATTGATGTATCCGGCGATGCTGAAGTCTGGCAATTCCTGCAGGACTTTCACCGGATGGGCGTCACCATCATCGGCGGAGCCAGCGCCAAGTTCATGTGGGAGCTCATCGGTGCGCGCATCCGTGCCACTGCAGAAATCGAGAACACGCTCAATAAGTACCAGTCTCTCTACCGGCTATATGTCAAAGAAACCGGCGCGGCGGTCACTGAAGAACGGACACGCATTGCCTGCGAAATCCACGATGGGCTCGTCCAAAGTCTTGCGGGTGTCAATTTCAAGCTCGACTTGTGCCAGCAACTTGTGCGCAAGAACCCGAAAGCAAGCCTCGCCACGATCAAGGAAAGCAAAGCCCAGCTGAAACTCGCCATCCAGGAAGCCCGACAAGTCATCTTCAATTTACGGCCACTCCACTATGACAAAATGGAGCTGATTCCCGCGCTGACCAACTACCTCAAGTCCTACGAAACTCAGGCCCGCATCAAAGCGCAGTTCACCGTGACCGGGGATGAACAAATTTTGTTTCCCCGAACGAAGATCTTCCTCTTTCGGATTATTCAGGAAGCCTTGAGCAACGTCCAGAAGCATGCGAAGGCCGATCGTGTCTCGATCAAATTGGAGATCAACCTGGAGATGTTGCGGGTGACCATTTCAGACAATGGCATCGGATTCGATATGGACGCCGTGTTGCGCGATCCGGACAAATGGGATCACTTTGGCATTCGAGGTATTATTGAGAGGGCCAAACTGGTCGGTGGCGAAGGACACATCGATTCCAAGCAGGGGAGAGGCACGACAATCACAGTCGAAGTCCCCCTCATGAATAAGGAGACTAGCGAACATGGACAAGATTAA
- the glyA gene encoding serine hydroxymethyltransferase — protein MRDAIGSLDALKSTDLDVYAAIEAEETRQRDKLLLIASENFASPAVLAAQGSLMTNKYAEGYPGKRYYGGCEHVDAVEALAIQRAKELFGADHVNVQPHSGSSANMAAYLSVLKPGDTILGMDLAHGGHLTHGSKVSFSGMIFKAFAYGVDRQTETIDYDAVQKLAEECRPRMLVVGASAYARVLDFPRFQQIAKSVGAYLMVDIAHIAGLIAAGLHPSPVPFADFVTTTTHKTLRGPRAGIVMCKAEHAKAVDKIIFPGLQGGPLMHVIAAKAVAFKEALSPSFKKYQQQVVANARALAQGLVDRGYKIVSGGTDTHLFLVNLTNKGITGKEADAALDAAGIIVNKNAVPYDEKPPSVASGIRLGTPIVSTRGMREADMKEIVALIDRVLQHRHDATVLEEVRAQAKALCNRFPIFHSY, from the coding sequence ATGCGCGACGCGATCGGGTCACTAGACGCTCTCAAATCAACTGATCTGGATGTCTACGCCGCAATTGAAGCGGAAGAGACCCGTCAACGTGACAAACTCTTGTTGATCGCGTCTGAGAACTTTGCCAGCCCCGCTGTCTTGGCTGCCCAAGGCAGCTTGATGACCAATAAGTACGCTGAGGGTTATCCCGGCAAGCGCTACTACGGCGGATGCGAGCATGTCGACGCCGTCGAAGCACTGGCGATTCAGCGTGCCAAAGAGCTCTTCGGTGCAGACCATGTCAACGTTCAGCCACACTCCGGTTCGTCCGCAAACATGGCGGCTTATCTCTCCGTCCTCAAGCCTGGCGACACTATTCTCGGAATGGACCTCGCCCATGGCGGCCACCTGACTCACGGCAGTAAAGTAAGTTTCTCGGGGATGATCTTCAAGGCCTTCGCGTACGGAGTGGATCGACAGACTGAGACGATCGACTACGATGCCGTGCAAAAACTGGCGGAAGAATGCCGCCCACGAATGCTCGTCGTCGGTGCGAGTGCGTATGCGCGCGTTCTCGACTTTCCCCGTTTCCAACAGATCGCCAAATCAGTCGGTGCCTATCTTATGGTGGATATCGCCCATATCGCTGGACTGATCGCCGCGGGGCTCCATCCCAGCCCGGTCCCCTTCGCCGACTTCGTCACGACGACCACCCACAAGACTCTCCGTGGTCCCCGTGCCGGTATCGTAATGTGCAAAGCCGAGCACGCCAAGGCCGTCGATAAGATTATCTTCCCGGGACTTCAGGGTGGACCTTTGATGCATGTGATCGCGGCCAAAGCCGTGGCCTTCAAAGAGGCCTTGTCGCCCTCCTTTAAAAAATATCAGCAGCAGGTGGTCGCGAACGCCCGTGCCCTTGCACAGGGGCTCGTCGATCGCGGCTACAAGATTGTCTCCGGCGGAACCGACACCCATCTGTTCCTGGTAAACCTCACCAACAAGGGCATTACTGGGAAAGAGGCCGATGCCGCGTTAGACGCCGCAGGAATCATCGTCAATAAAAATGCCGTTCCTTATGACGAAAAGCCCCCGTCCGTGGCCAGTGGCATCCGGCTTGGCACGCCGATTGTCTCCACGCGCGGCATGCGAGAGGCAGACATGAAAGAAATCGTGGCCCTCATCGACCGCGTCCTACAGCACCGCCACGATGCCACCGTCCTGGAAGAGGTCCGTGCTCAAGCGAAGGCGTTGTGCAACCGCTTTCCTATTTTTCACTCCTACTAG
- the rplI gene encoding 50S ribosomal protein L9 has product MKVILQETMDGVGHLGDLLDVRDGFARNFLLPRKKAVLANSRSIKAFEHVKRVAAEKAKKEKLEIEVHAKNVSAVTLTIEAQVGKDDKMFGSVTSKDLAEALAAQGFTIDRRKIQLAQPIKELGTVTVPIKMPREVTATVTVRVVKKQEQEAAAEA; this is encoded by the coding sequence ATGAAAGTCATTTTACAAGAAACGATGGATGGGGTCGGCCATCTCGGCGATCTGCTCGATGTTCGGGACGGATTTGCCCGAAACTTCCTGTTGCCTCGCAAAAAAGCGGTTTTGGCCAACAGCCGCAGTATCAAGGCATTCGAGCACGTGAAGCGTGTCGCAGCGGAGAAGGCGAAAAAAGAGAAGCTCGAAATTGAAGTGCATGCCAAGAATGTTTCTGCTGTCACCCTCACCATTGAGGCACAGGTCGGAAAAGACGACAAGATGTTCGGGTCTGTGACATCCAAAGACTTAGCCGAAGCCTTGGCGGCACAAGGGTTTACTATTGATCGGCGCAAGATCCAGCTGGCCCAGCCTATTAAGGAACTGGGTACCGTCACGGTCCCGATCAAGATGCCACGAGAAGTAACCGCCACCGTGACCGTCCGTGTGGTTAAGAAGCAAGAACAGGAAGCTGCTGCTGAAGCATAA
- a CDS encoding AAA domain-containing protein, protein MQLTARACLEMCAASLDQEVLQANDAGLDIPIVVTRGRLVHTVGGLHVYEFTLPAGCLLPIDLPLSIVPGDEIEATEGVVLSCQGNVVLVQAVDAIGASVPSATLIPDRAGHLGTIATRLRDMISQADAYNLGPSERLVPLLVSSGDPSQAALGSSAILTTVWLEDQALRRQKIATLVLELIRANKRILLIGPDHRSSDEMVGTIAKAMKASGLTYKTWISRYEMSIVSQTSGISIHELGFEAQMHQFYAKSRADKASLRRKYDRFRELTPLLAYKGQKQKDLDEVRLLEWRLLTQLSEFQAKIKDVTAILTEYENLPLWRRIGMQTVGKNVESLQQYRVLYEQQIGELTKELEIAKVRIDELVPEAAVPKDLRPEFDDLKEAITKLGGTKKIRELLAAEENTNRQAFIQNRRLVISTPARIASDPLFARVRFDVLIVEDAPQIDATMLLAAAGLVRERIVLSGDPRDLAAGEGWAIPGIESPAVV, encoded by the coding sequence ATGCAGTTAACAGCCAGAGCCTGTTTGGAAATGTGCGCCGCAAGCCTGGATCAAGAAGTCCTGCAAGCGAACGACGCCGGACTGGATATTCCTATTGTGGTGACCAGGGGACGGCTGGTTCATACAGTGGGAGGCCTTCACGTGTATGAATTCACCCTCCCGGCCGGATGTCTCCTGCCAATCGATCTTCCCCTGTCCATTGTTCCTGGAGACGAAATTGAAGCCACTGAGGGGGTGGTGCTGAGTTGTCAGGGTAATGTGGTGCTGGTGCAAGCGGTGGATGCCATTGGAGCCTCAGTTCCTTCCGCGACGCTCATTCCGGACCGCGCCGGGCACCTTGGTACCATCGCGACGCGGCTGCGAGACATGATCAGCCAGGCGGATGCGTACAATCTCGGCCCGTCGGAGCGCCTGGTGCCGCTCTTGGTGTCGTCAGGTGATCCAAGCCAAGCCGCCCTCGGTTCTTCGGCGATCTTGACCACGGTATGGCTCGAAGATCAGGCCTTGCGTCGTCAGAAGATCGCCACGCTCGTGCTTGAGCTGATTCGCGCGAACAAACGGATTTTACTCATCGGTCCGGATCATCGCTCGTCTGATGAGATGGTCGGGACGATCGCGAAAGCCATGAAAGCCAGCGGATTGACCTACAAGACGTGGATCAGTCGCTACGAGATGAGCATCGTCTCTCAAACGAGCGGAATTTCCATCCATGAACTCGGGTTTGAGGCGCAGATGCATCAGTTTTATGCCAAGTCCAGGGCAGATAAAGCCTCGCTTCGGCGAAAGTATGACCGGTTTCGCGAACTGACTCCCCTGCTGGCCTACAAAGGGCAGAAACAGAAGGATCTGGATGAAGTCCGTTTGCTGGAGTGGCGACTGTTGACCCAGTTGAGCGAGTTTCAGGCGAAGATCAAGGATGTCACGGCAATTCTGACGGAATACGAAAATCTCCCCCTCTGGCGCCGGATCGGCATGCAGACCGTTGGAAAGAACGTCGAATCGCTCCAGCAATATCGGGTGCTCTACGAGCAGCAGATCGGTGAACTGACCAAGGAGCTGGAGATCGCCAAGGTCCGTATCGACGAATTGGTTCCTGAAGCGGCCGTTCCGAAAGATTTGCGACCGGAATTTGATGACCTCAAAGAGGCCATCACGAAATTGGGCGGGACGAAGAAAATTCGCGAACTATTGGCGGCAGAAGAAAATACCAACCGACAAGCCTTTATCCAGAATCGTCGCCTGGTGATCTCCACGCCGGCGCGGATTGCCAGTGATCCGCTGTTTGCGCGCGTGCGGTTCGATGTGCTCATCGTCGAGGACGCGCCGCAGATCGATGCGACCATGTTGCTGGCGGCGGCGGGGTTGGTGCGTGAGCGCATTGTGCTAAGTGGGGATCCTCGCGATCTTGCCGCAGGAGAAGGCTGGGCAATCCCCGGGATCGAATCCCCGGCGGTCGTTTAA
- a CDS encoding DUF393 domain-containing protein produces MAPYPLTVFFDGACPICAREIAFMTRLDRQRQLKFNDFSAVDYDAASIDVSSAELSRIIHARWADGRVISGVEVFRAMWEAVGLGMLARLSRLSLLEPMVLRAYAWFARNRLRLTGRSNSCPVGACNLKH; encoded by the coding sequence ATGGCACCCTACCCGCTCACAGTCTTTTTCGACGGAGCCTGTCCCATCTGCGCGCGAGAAATCGCGTTCATGACGCGATTAGACCGGCAACGACAACTGAAATTCAACGACTTCTCGGCGGTTGACTATGACGCGGCATCCATCGACGTTTCCTCTGCAGAGCTGAGCAGAATCATTCATGCCCGTTGGGCTGACGGGAGAGTGATCAGCGGCGTCGAGGTGTTCCGGGCCATGTGGGAAGCTGTCGGTCTTGGAATGCTTGCGAGGCTAAGCCGTCTTTCTCTTCTCGAGCCGATGGTCTTGCGAGCCTACGCATGGTTTGCACGAAACCGCCTCCGACTCACCGGTCGCTCGAATTCCTGCCCGGTAGGCGCCTGCAACTTGAAACATTAG